TACAACCACATCACTTATTGGAGTCGCTGATGAAAACACCATCGGTTAATCAGTTGATCCACGGGCCAGAGCCCCCGGGCGCACCAAAACCAGCGGCGCGCATCGGAATGACAGCCATGGCTGAAGGCCCCGCAGATGACCCCCCTTGCTCCTGGATCTGAAGCACCCTCAAGCGAGCTTTCGCCCTCTGCTCCTCGAAGCCCCTAACCATCCTGGCAAGCCGCTCGAGCCCAAGCCCCTCGAGGTCCTCCGGCCACGCCCGGTCCTCCGGATCTTCGCTCTCACTGTTGAGCCGCTCTTCCAGGAcggctctcttctctcttcccgCACTCAGAAGGTCCATCATCTGCGAGCAGCGCTGGCTCAGCTGGCGGAGTATGTCGGCCTGATGGCTCGCCGTCGTGCCCGCGGGGCCGCCGGAGCCTCCTTCCGCTCGGACTATCCCGAGAAAGCGGTCGAACACCACGTTGGCATCCGGATATCCGAACGTGTACGGCCGGCCGGCAGGAGAGAACGCCACCACCCCGACGTCCACCCCGCAGAGGGTCGCGAGCTCGCTCGCCTTGCTGAACATCCCAGCTCTGCGCTTCGAGAATGCCACATCTCGAgcagccttcttctctatcTTCTTGATCTCGATCTTCTGGCGCCCCCTGAACTTCCTCTCCGCCATGATACGTCCGCAAGGAAAGATGGGATGGAGGCGGAAGAATTTATTGGAAAAAAAGATAGATTCGCATGCATTTAATGATTTGATTGCACGTCGAGCTTAATCCTGATGGGTTACTCTACGTGGCCGCAAAATTGGTAGCCAAAGATCCAAACTGTAAATATCGGTGGGGCCGCCATTGTGTGATCTAATGGTGATCCAATGCACGTTTCATGAACACTATTACAAACTTACTATTTTTTCATCGCATTGCAATCTTTGGAAgtagaaggtctttaaatcaaCAGTTGCAACATTCAATATTCAGAATTATTTTACATGAG
Above is a window of Phoenix dactylifera cultivar Barhee BC4 unplaced genomic scaffold, palm_55x_up_171113_PBpolish2nd_filt_p 001105F, whole genome shotgun sequence DNA encoding:
- the LOC103707659 gene encoding agamous-like MADS-box protein AGL29, which produces MAERKFRGRQKIEIKKIEKKAARDVAFSKRRAGMFSKASELATLCGVDVGVVAFSPAGRPYTFGYPDANVVFDRFLGIVRAEGGSGGPAGTTASHQADILRQLSQRCSQMMDLLSAGREKRAVLEERLNSESEDPEDRAWPEDLEGLGLERLARMVRGFEEQRAKARLRVLQIQEQGGSSAGPSAMAVIPMRAAGFGAPGGSGPWIN